One Pongo abelii isolate AG06213 chromosome 12, NHGRI_mPonAbe1-v2.0_pri, whole genome shotgun sequence DNA segment encodes these proteins:
- the GPATCH11 gene encoding G patch domain-containing protein 11 isoform X1: MRSARSAALNPGEQRAVRYYSHMKLNMAEEEDYMSDSFINVQEDIRPGLPMLRQIREARRKEEKQQEANLKNRQKSLKEEEQERRDIGLKNALGCENKGFALLQKMGYKSGQALGKSGGGIVEPIPLNIKTGKSGIGHEASLKRKAEEKLESYRKKIHMKNQAEEKAAEQFRMRLKNKQDEMKLEGDLRRSQRACQQLDAQKNIQVPREAWYWLRLEEETEEDEEEKEQDEDEYKSEDLSVLEKLQILTSYLREEHLYCIWCGTAYEDKEDLSSNCPGPTSADHD, translated from the exons ATGCGCAGCGCGCGCTCCGCGGCCCTGAACCCGGGCGAGCAGAGAGCTGTCAG ATACTATAGCCATATGAAGTTGAACATGGCAGAAGAAGAGGACTATATGTCTGATTCCTTCATTAATGTCCA AGAAGATATCAGACCAGGATTGCCAATGCTAAGGCAAATCCGAGAAGCCCGtcgaaaagaagaaaagcaacagGAAGCCAATTTGAAAAACAGGCAGAAGAgtttaaaagaagaagaacaagaaagaCGTGACATTGGGTTGAAGAATGCACTAGGCTGTGAAAACAAAGGGTTTGCCTTGCTCCAAAAGATGGGCTATAAAAGTGGTCAGGCACTTGGCAAGAGTG gGGGTGGTATTGTTGAACCAATTCCTCTCAATATCAAAACAG GGAAAAGTGGCATTGGTCACGAGGCATCATTAAAAcggaaagcagaggaaaaattGGAAAGCTACAGAAAAAAGATTCACATGAAAAACCAAGCTGAAGAAAAAGCTGCAGAACAGTTTCG aATGCGACTTAAAAATAAGCAAGATGAAATGAAGCTAGAAGGAGATCTCAGAAGAAGCCAGCGAGCCTGTCAACAATTGGATGCCCAGAAA AATATTCAGGTTCCCAGGGAAGCATGGTACTGGTTGAGGCTTGAAGAGGAGactgaagaagatgaagaagaaaaagaacaggatgAAGATGAATATAAGAGTGAAGATTTAAGC GTACtggaaaaattacaaatattgacTAGTTATTTAAGAGAAGAACATCTATATTGTATTTGGTGTGGAACAGCCTATGAAG ATAAAGAAGACCTATCTTCAAATTGTCCAGGACCAACTTCTGCAGATCATGACTAA
- the GPATCH11 gene encoding G patch domain-containing protein 11 isoform X2: MKLNMAEEEDYMSDSFINVQEDIRPGLPMLRQIREARRKEEKQQEANLKNRQKSLKEEEQERRDIGLKNALGCENKGFALLQKMGYKSGQALGKSGGGIVEPIPLNIKTGKSGIGHEASLKRKAEEKLESYRKKIHMKNQAEEKAAEQFRMRLKNKQDEMKLEGDLRRSQRACQQLDAQKNIQVPREAWYWLRLEEETEEDEEEKEQDEDEYKSEDLSVLEKLQILTSYLREEHLYCIWCGTAYEDKEDLSSNCPGPTSADHD; encoded by the exons ATGAAGTTGAACATGGCAGAAGAAGAGGACTATATGTCTGATTCCTTCATTAATGTCCA AGAAGATATCAGACCAGGATTGCCAATGCTAAGGCAAATCCGAGAAGCCCGtcgaaaagaagaaaagcaacagGAAGCCAATTTGAAAAACAGGCAGAAGAgtttaaaagaagaagaacaagaaagaCGTGACATTGGGTTGAAGAATGCACTAGGCTGTGAAAACAAAGGGTTTGCCTTGCTCCAAAAGATGGGCTATAAAAGTGGTCAGGCACTTGGCAAGAGTG gGGGTGGTATTGTTGAACCAATTCCTCTCAATATCAAAACAG GGAAAAGTGGCATTGGTCACGAGGCATCATTAAAAcggaaagcagaggaaaaattGGAAAGCTACAGAAAAAAGATTCACATGAAAAACCAAGCTGAAGAAAAAGCTGCAGAACAGTTTCG aATGCGACTTAAAAATAAGCAAGATGAAATGAAGCTAGAAGGAGATCTCAGAAGAAGCCAGCGAGCCTGTCAACAATTGGATGCCCAGAAA AATATTCAGGTTCCCAGGGAAGCATGGTACTGGTTGAGGCTTGAAGAGGAGactgaagaagatgaagaagaaaaagaacaggatgAAGATGAATATAAGAGTGAAGATTTAAGC GTACtggaaaaattacaaatattgacTAGTTATTTAAGAGAAGAACATCTATATTGTATTTGGTGTGGAACAGCCTATGAAG ATAAAGAAGACCTATCTTCAAATTGTCCAGGACCAACTTCTGCAGATCATGACTAA